In Glandiceps talaboti chromosome 6, keGlaTala1.1, whole genome shotgun sequence, one DNA window encodes the following:
- the LOC144436245 gene encoding uncharacterized protein LOC144436245 produces the protein MFNCCCKNTGFDTTMGTVKEICSQDDLDFQLKTSDRLIVVYFTKGRNNNFDHNMYPPMAKNFTTTTFLRVDFSGSHNGGICQRYEVTEDPTFVFFKNQVEVMGERHLDWDAPNLEARIKSLVD, from the exons ATGTTTAATTGTTGCTGCAAAAATACAGGTTTTGATACGACTATGGGCACCGTAAAAGAAATCTGCTCCCAG GATGATTTGGACTTCCAACTGAAGACTAGTGATAGACTGATCGTAGTTTATTTTACTAAGGGTCGCAATAACAACTTCGACCACAATATGTATCCG CCTATGGCAAAGAACTTTACTACTACGACATTCCTCAGAGTGGATTTCAGTGGATCCCACAACGGG GGAATTTGTCAACGATATGAAGTAACGGAAGATCCAACCTTCGTATTCTTCAAGAACCAAGTGGAG GTAATGGGGGAGAGACACCTGGACTGGGATGCACCTAATCTCGAAGCCAGAATAAAATCGTTGGTTGATTAA